From Vreelandella neptunia, the proteins below share one genomic window:
- the nfi gene encoding deoxyribonuclease V (cleaves DNA at apurinic or apyrimidinic sites): protein MSSPLHEWSLAPREARMLQSQLAKRLELTDRLAPITHIAGVDIGFEEGGEITRAAVVVLKWDPATAPDLSVVEQVVHREPTRMPYIPGLLSFREIPAALGAFEKLSVMPELVMVDGQGIAHPRRLGVAAHLGLWLDLPTIGIAKSRLYGQHAEVGEQRGDWEPLYAGQETIGAVLRSRTKVKPVYVSPGHRITLETSLTWVLRCLGRTKLPEPTRLADRLASRRDQRR from the coding sequence ATGTCCTCACCACTACACGAATGGAGTTTGGCTCCGCGAGAGGCGAGGATGCTGCAGTCGCAACTGGCAAAGCGCTTGGAGCTAACTGATCGCCTGGCGCCGATAACGCATATCGCCGGGGTGGATATTGGGTTTGAAGAGGGCGGTGAAATCACCCGGGCAGCGGTGGTGGTATTGAAGTGGGATCCTGCCACTGCACCCGATTTAAGCGTGGTAGAGCAGGTGGTGCACCGCGAGCCCACCCGAATGCCGTACATCCCCGGTTTGCTTTCGTTTCGCGAAATCCCCGCCGCGCTAGGGGCGTTTGAAAAACTCAGCGTGATGCCGGAACTGGTGATGGTCGATGGCCAAGGGATTGCCCACCCACGCCGGTTAGGCGTGGCGGCCCACTTGGGGCTATGGCTGGATTTGCCCACCATCGGCATTGCCAAGTCACGCCTATATGGCCAACACGCTGAGGTGGGCGAGCAGCGTGGCGACTGGGAGCCGCTCTACGCGGGACAGGAAACCATTGGTGCCGTTTTGCGCTCCCGCACCAAGGTCAAACCCGTGTACGTATCGCCTGGTCACCGAATCACTTTAGAAACCTCGCTGACCTGGGTGCTGCGCTGCTTAGGGCGTACCAAGCTACCTGAGCCAACGCGCCTGGCGGATCGCTTAGCCTCGCGGCGCGATCAGCGGAGGTAG
- a CDS encoding J domain-containing protein, with protein sequence MSIARFSPFELLLLKSRSQVDTATLLLLAWVLVHRQHVSEGQRRRRLAQVTAQFRHGHELGPVMSIAHSQDLQAIQLAAEVVRKECGTERSLSVIHQAITVATDDGELSLANHYILRFLADLLGVTPMTLNTLFKELTGTPLGNPEDPSRDVYWQTHDPDYHARKAREAEAAEQQHQQANARAEQQQRKKEQRHKQKQQKQQEKQQRQEQARQAREQEQQRQREQTRQQEQERQRQQQQREQAEREQRRSRDHSSQQRSRQQDSRQQHRQQRASPPPPDRTTRALSVLGLTPGATRIEVRHAYRRMAQLHHPDRFYSESEQQVALASARFQRIKNAYDYLMQTY encoded by the coding sequence ATGTCCATTGCCCGTTTTTCACCCTTTGAGCTGCTGCTGTTAAAGAGCCGCAGCCAAGTGGATACGGCAACCCTGCTGCTGTTGGCCTGGGTGCTGGTGCACCGCCAACACGTCTCGGAAGGTCAGCGGCGGCGCCGTTTGGCCCAGGTGACCGCGCAGTTTCGCCACGGGCATGAGCTTGGCCCGGTGATGAGCATTGCCCATAGCCAAGACCTGCAGGCGATCCAACTAGCCGCAGAGGTCGTTCGCAAAGAGTGCGGCACAGAACGTAGCCTGAGCGTTATTCATCAAGCCATTACCGTCGCCACCGATGACGGCGAGCTGTCGCTGGCCAACCACTATATTTTGCGCTTTTTGGCTGATTTGCTCGGCGTTACACCGATGACCTTAAACACCCTGTTTAAGGAACTCACCGGCACCCCGCTTGGCAACCCCGAAGACCCTAGCCGCGATGTCTACTGGCAAACTCACGATCCAGATTACCATGCTCGCAAAGCACGCGAGGCTGAAGCCGCTGAGCAGCAGCACCAACAGGCCAACGCACGGGCCGAACAACAGCAGCGAAAGAAAGAGCAGCGCCACAAACAGAAGCAGCAAAAACAGCAGGAGAAGCAGCAGCGCCAGGAGCAGGCTCGCCAGGCGCGAGAACAGGAACAGCAGCGCCAGCGGGAACAGACACGCCAACAGGAGCAGGAACGGCAAAGGCAGCAACAGCAGCGCGAACAGGCCGAACGCGAACAACGCCGCTCTCGCGATCACTCTTCTCAGCAACGTTCTCGCCAGCAAGACTCTCGTCAACAGCATCGCCAACAGCGCGCTTCACCGCCACCACCCGACCGCACCACGCGTGCGCTTTCGGTGCTGGGTCTCACCCCAGGAGCTACCCGGATAGAGGTTCGCCACGCTTATCGGCGGATGGCGCAGCTCCACCATCCGGATCGCTTCTATTCGGAAAGCGAACAACAGGTCGCCTTGGCTTCAGCGCGATTTCAGCGTATTAAAAACGCCTATGATTATTTGATGCAAACTTACTAA
- the tpx gene encoding thiol peroxidase: MQQITRAGEPLDVAGTLPAKGQAAPEMTLTNTDLQDVTLDTYAGKRKVLNIIPSVDTPTCAMSTRHFNELASNLADTVVLVVSADLPFAAKRFCGAEGLDNVETLSTFRHPEFREAWGVALCNNPMEGLCARAVVVLDADNRVLHSELVSELKNEPDYEAALAVLG; this comes from the coding sequence ATGCAACAGATTACCCGCGCAGGCGAACCGCTGGATGTGGCTGGCACTTTGCCCGCAAAAGGGCAGGCGGCACCTGAAATGACGCTGACCAACACCGATTTGCAAGACGTTACCCTCGACACGTACGCAGGCAAGCGTAAGGTGCTCAATATCATCCCCAGTGTGGATACGCCCACCTGTGCCATGTCCACGCGCCACTTCAACGAGCTGGCGTCTAACCTTGCTGATACCGTGGTATTGGTTGTCTCAGCGGACTTACCCTTTGCGGCCAAACGCTTTTGTGGCGCCGAAGGGTTGGATAACGTCGAAACACTGTCTACTTTCCGCCACCCCGAGTTTCGTGAAGCCTGGGGCGTGGCATTGTGCAACAACCCTATGGAAGGCCTTTGCGCCCGTGCAGTCGTCGTGCTGGATGCCGACAACCGGGTGCTGCACAGCGAGCTGGTGAGCGAGTTGAAGAACGAGCCTGATTACGAAGCTGCCTTAGCGGTGTTGGGCTAA
- a CDS encoding amidoligase family protein: MTLQAPPNRLNSHGKIRQVGVEIEFAGLPPRDTAMIVRELFGGELNVVSPHRLLVEDTRWGEFGIELDTQYAHPDKSLVDDLHAEDSEWARHQHQRRIEFHQKTRELIGDMVTGLVPTEIVCPPIPWNELEDLDALFEALRKHGAKGTDASLLYGFGLHLNPEAERFDVDYLLAMLRAYLLLAGWLRDEIKVDITREMLPHANPFHKAYALKVLDSRYSPDLDTLIDDYLHHNPTRNRELDMLPLFAYLRPDHSHELLHTQLTKPRPTFHYRLPNAQLSQPGWGSVTEWNRWVEVEKLAANSEVLLARCGKYIADHNRPMLTRVKEKLVRWLRRKR, encoded by the coding sequence ATGACGCTTCAAGCTCCACCTAATCGCTTAAATAGCCACGGGAAAATCCGGCAAGTTGGCGTCGAAATTGAATTCGCTGGCCTGCCGCCCCGAGACACGGCGATGATCGTACGTGAGCTGTTTGGCGGGGAGCTTAACGTGGTAAGCCCCCATCGGCTACTAGTTGAAGATACCCGTTGGGGTGAATTTGGGATTGAGCTGGACACCCAGTACGCGCACCCCGACAAGTCGCTGGTCGATGACCTTCACGCAGAAGATAGCGAGTGGGCCCGACATCAGCATCAACGGCGAATCGAGTTTCACCAAAAAACCCGCGAACTGATTGGTGATATGGTCACCGGCCTGGTACCTACCGAAATTGTTTGCCCACCGATACCTTGGAATGAGCTGGAAGATTTAGACGCGCTATTTGAAGCACTGCGTAAGCATGGCGCTAAGGGCACCGATGCCAGCCTGTTGTATGGGTTTGGGTTGCACCTAAACCCTGAAGCGGAGCGCTTTGACGTTGACTACTTACTCGCCATGCTGCGCGCTTACCTGCTACTGGCTGGCTGGCTGCGCGACGAAATCAAAGTCGATATTACCCGTGAGATGCTGCCCCATGCCAATCCATTCCATAAAGCTTATGCGCTAAAAGTACTGGATAGCCGCTATTCGCCTGATCTGGATACACTGATTGACGACTACTTGCACCACAATCCGACGCGCAATCGCGAGCTGGATATGCTGCCGCTATTTGCCTATCTACGCCCCGACCACTCTCATGAATTGCTGCATACGCAGCTTACCAAGCCGCGCCCCACCTTTCACTACCGCTTACCCAATGCTCAGCTTTCCCAGCCGGGGTGGGGCTCAGTGACCGAGTGGAATCGCTGGGTGGAAGTTGAGAAACTTGCCGCTAATTCTGAGGTGTTGCTTGCTCGCTGCGGTAAGTATATCGCCGACCATAACCGACCGATGCTGACCCGTGTAAAAGAGAAGCTGGTTCGTTGGCTTCGTCGTAAGCGCTAA
- a CDS encoding gamma-glutamyl-gamma-aminobutyrate hydrolase family protein: MTRPLIGITTSDKKSHLAWWFDWFAVWRHGGKPLRLSPSRPQPESLDGLIIGGGDDIQAHLYGGEVQLDVRLDPARDELELALLERFIPLHTPVLGICRGAQLINVHLGGTLDPDIYTTHEGLKRRRTVLPRKTVDIVGASKLHRLLGVTWCRVNSLHHQAVYQAGRGIEIVARDRDGLVQGIESREHDFLIGVQWHPEWLIFNRPQQRLIRALVRASKRHAKRRG; the protein is encoded by the coding sequence ATGACTCGGCCGCTTATCGGAATTACTACCTCTGACAAAAAAAGCCACTTAGCGTGGTGGTTTGATTGGTTCGCCGTCTGGCGGCATGGCGGCAAACCGTTGCGTTTATCACCTTCGCGCCCGCAGCCGGAAAGTCTGGACGGCTTGATCATTGGCGGCGGCGACGATATCCAGGCCCACCTATACGGGGGCGAAGTGCAGTTGGATGTTCGTTTAGACCCCGCACGGGATGAGCTAGAGCTAGCCCTACTTGAACGCTTTATTCCTCTACATACACCGGTGCTGGGTATTTGCCGGGGGGCGCAATTAATCAATGTGCATCTTGGTGGCACTCTGGATCCGGATATCTACACCACCCATGAAGGGCTAAAACGGCGACGCACCGTTCTGCCGCGCAAAACCGTTGATATCGTGGGAGCGAGTAAGCTGCACCGCCTGCTAGGGGTTACCTGGTGCCGAGTTAACAGCCTGCATCATCAAGCCGTTTATCAGGCGGGCAGAGGGATTGAAATCGTTGCACGCGACAGAGATGGATTAGTGCAGGGCATTGAGTCACGGGAGCACGACTTCTTGATTGGCGTGCAGTGGCATCCGGAGTGGCTGATTTTCAATCGCCCCCAGCAGCGCTTGATTCGCGCGCTGGTGAGGGCGTCAAAACGACATGCTAAACGGCGAGGCTAG
- a CDS encoding mechanosensitive ion channel family protein, translating to MRQHWLIKSFIGFVLLVLASLAVTSMAITQAQAQTVSLPGLSSSSEEQTAEVSGEEFQQSLNDVITMLENEQQRTELLKSLRELQVTAGAASEDEGVVHQGLLGALADTLSDLGDQAQSGDSPVDQWSRQLVQGVEDMRALNDDADQGEAVRAVAEGAVLAFIWGVLLVVMIAFGRMVATRREWPLDLPRDPKGWLMAVHFLRRMLPWALSFAITLGIGQVLPDSPGRTLVLVVAYICVCGRALSVVFETVIAFFSRGHRFTAVQLLQQRALRGLFVIGALIALGDAVNSSRLVEMLGSELSSLVSVLSNMLAALLAARFIIKFKRPVRHLICNRPFKQRRDASTAVEMIRSLGGLWHIPALLLVSGSLLAIFITVGDVGTALARSIISASLLVLTLVVTGLLRRQAERMGKRRHRHRQSQYRKRLERFGFVLAHIFAWMVFAELSMQVWGSSFFGLGQQAVASARIGQALVSLGATVLLAWLVWIFADTAIQRALTSSARSRGRRVNQARAQTITPMIRNVIFVTILIIAVIAGLANLGVNVTPLLAGAGVIGLAIGFGAQTLVQDLITGIFILIEDSLAVDDFVQINNHMGTVEGLTLRTVRLRDLDGIVHIITFSRIQSIHNMSRQFGIALMRIRIPFDMKIDDAITLMQETAQELRRDPMMRHYIWSPLEMQGVQGFEDGCPILRMRFRTAPEMQWDVSRAFNLLLKQRMEAQEIDLGVPRLSVSMEARAEDRMEATAGTSFSLEEGSQEQAGQENGSSENEQGKGEVTQTGDANPEDHKKPAPPKPAPRPTKAEIRQDEQTRKHDETANRAASHRQKPQAQGKPQSDSYASTGGEYGDE from the coding sequence GTGCGACAGCACTGGTTAATTAAATCGTTCATAGGTTTTGTCTTGCTTGTCTTGGCAAGCCTAGCAGTGACGAGCATGGCAATAACCCAGGCTCAGGCGCAAACGGTGTCGCTACCCGGGCTGAGCAGCAGTTCCGAAGAGCAAACGGCCGAGGTCAGTGGCGAAGAGTTTCAGCAGTCGCTAAATGACGTCATCACCATGCTCGAAAATGAGCAGCAGCGCACCGAGTTGCTTAAATCGCTACGTGAGTTGCAGGTCACTGCCGGCGCTGCCAGCGAAGATGAAGGGGTCGTGCATCAAGGGCTGCTGGGCGCACTCGCCGATACGTTAAGTGACTTGGGGGATCAGGCCCAATCCGGCGACTCGCCAGTTGATCAGTGGTCACGTCAATTGGTTCAGGGCGTAGAGGATATGCGCGCGCTTAACGATGATGCCGACCAGGGCGAGGCGGTGCGGGCAGTTGCCGAGGGCGCCGTGCTGGCCTTTATTTGGGGCGTGCTGCTGGTAGTAATGATTGCCTTTGGACGTATGGTGGCCACTCGACGGGAGTGGCCGCTGGATCTACCCAGGGATCCAAAGGGCTGGTTGATGGCGGTGCACTTCTTGCGCCGTATGTTGCCCTGGGCATTGTCGTTTGCCATTACGTTGGGTATCGGACAAGTGCTGCCCGATAGCCCTGGGCGAACGCTGGTACTGGTGGTGGCCTACATTTGCGTGTGTGGTCGTGCGCTCTCGGTGGTGTTTGAAACGGTCATCGCGTTCTTTAGCCGTGGCCACCGTTTTACCGCGGTTCAACTGCTTCAACAGCGCGCGCTGCGCGGGCTGTTTGTGATTGGTGCCTTGATTGCACTTGGCGATGCGGTCAACTCCTCACGCTTGGTCGAAATGCTCGGCAGCGAGCTATCGAGCCTAGTGTCGGTGCTTTCCAATATGCTCGCGGCGCTGCTCGCGGCGCGGTTTATTATCAAATTCAAACGGCCCGTACGTCATTTGATTTGCAACCGGCCGTTTAAGCAGCGCCGTGATGCCAGTACTGCCGTCGAGATGATTCGCTCGCTGGGGGGGCTATGGCACATACCCGCGCTGCTACTGGTGAGTGGTTCGCTGCTGGCGATTTTTATTACTGTCGGTGATGTGGGCACCGCGCTGGCGCGCTCGATTATTTCCGCCAGCCTGCTGGTGCTAACGCTGGTGGTCACTGGATTGTTGCGCCGCCAAGCGGAACGGATGGGCAAGCGTCGCCACCGACACCGCCAGAGCCAGTACCGTAAACGTTTGGAGCGTTTCGGCTTTGTTCTCGCGCATATTTTCGCATGGATGGTGTTTGCCGAGCTCTCGATGCAAGTGTGGGGCAGTTCGTTCTTTGGCCTGGGTCAGCAAGCAGTCGCTAGTGCCCGTATTGGGCAAGCGCTAGTCAGTCTTGGCGCCACAGTGTTGTTGGCGTGGCTGGTGTGGATTTTTGCGGACACTGCTATTCAGCGGGCGCTTACATCGTCGGCACGCTCACGCGGGCGACGGGTCAATCAGGCTCGAGCGCAAACTATTACGCCGATGATTCGTAACGTGATTTTCGTCACAATCCTGATTATTGCCGTTATCGCCGGGTTGGCCAATTTGGGCGTCAACGTTACACCATTGCTGGCCGGTGCCGGTGTGATCGGTTTGGCGATTGGCTTTGGTGCGCAAACGTTAGTGCAGGATTTGATTACCGGTATTTTTATTTTGATCGAAGATTCGCTAGCGGTAGATGACTTTGTACAGATCAATAACCATATGGGCACGGTCGAGGGGCTGACGTTGCGCACCGTGCGGCTGCGCGATTTGGATGGGATTGTGCATATCATCACCTTCAGTCGTATTCAGTCGATTCATAACATGTCCCGCCAGTTCGGCATTGCGCTGATGCGTATCCGCATTCCGTTTGATATGAAAATCGACGATGCGATTACGCTGATGCAGGAGACCGCCCAGGAACTGCGCCGCGACCCGATGATGCGCCACTACATCTGGTCGCCGCTGGAAATGCAGGGCGTTCAGGGCTTTGAAGATGGCTGCCCCATTTTACGCATGCGCTTTCGCACCGCGCCGGAGATGCAGTGGGATGTCTCGCGGGCGTTTAACCTATTGCTGAAGCAGCGTATGGAAGCACAAGAGATTGACCTGGGCGTGCCGCGTCTGAGTGTCAGTATGGAAGCGCGTGCCGAAGACCGCATGGAGGCCACCGCGGGTACTTCGTTCTCTTTAGAAGAGGGCTCGCAAGAGCAAGCCGGGCAAGAAAATGGCTCGTCTGAGAATGAGCAGGGCAAGGGGGAGGTGACGCAAACAGGTGATGCAAACCCCGAAGATCATAAGAAACCTGCACCGCCGAAGCCCGCACCGCGCCCGACAAAAGCCGAGATTCGCCAGGATGAGCAGACGCGTAAGCATGATGAGACGGCTAATCGTGCTGCGTCACATCGGCAAAAGCCCCAGGCACAGGGCAAGCCCCAGAGCGATTCCTATGCCAGCACCGGCGGCGAATACGGCGATGAGTAG
- a CDS encoding aminotransferase class V-fold PLP-dependent enzyme yields MAGLLPNVDPEGLLEYSVVYTDRSLNHMSQQFQGVMRDISATLKEVYNAHAAVIVPGSGTFGMEAVARQFAVDQKTMVIRNGWFSYRWTQIIEMGRLTDQHSVLKARRLKANDPRSPFQPVPIDEAVAQIRSEKPAVVFAPQVETSAGLLLPDDYIQALAEATHEVGGLFVLDAIAAGTLWVDMQALGIDVVVSAPQKGWSGSPCCAMVMLSERATQRLSETQSNSFACDLGKWHSIMQAYENGGHAYHATMPTDALRQLRDIMQETRAYGFAKVKEEQQAIGREVRAMLNRHGFVSVAAEGFEAPGVVVCYSDDSSLVGKLAQAGVQVAGGVPLMCDEGDNFQTFRIGLFGLDKLHHTERSVNSLEQAIKAVV; encoded by the coding sequence ATGGCTGGTTTACTGCCAAACGTCGACCCCGAGGGTCTGCTTGAATACTCGGTGGTCTACACAGACCGCTCACTGAATCACATGTCGCAGCAGTTTCAAGGTGTAATGCGGGATATTTCCGCCACGCTGAAAGAGGTGTACAACGCCCATGCAGCGGTGATTGTGCCCGGCAGCGGCACCTTTGGCATGGAAGCGGTGGCGCGCCAGTTTGCCGTTGACCAGAAAACCATGGTTATTCGCAACGGCTGGTTCAGCTACCGCTGGACGCAAATTATTGAGATGGGTCGCTTAACCGACCAGCACTCAGTGCTGAAAGCAAGGCGTCTGAAGGCCAATGACCCGCGTTCGCCTTTTCAGCCGGTGCCCATTGATGAGGCCGTGGCGCAAATTCGTAGCGAGAAACCTGCCGTAGTGTTTGCCCCGCAAGTGGAGACCTCCGCTGGCTTGCTGCTCCCGGACGACTATATTCAGGCGCTTGCCGAAGCAACTCATGAGGTAGGTGGTCTGTTCGTGCTGGACGCTATTGCGGCGGGCACCCTGTGGGTGGATATGCAGGCGCTAGGCATTGATGTGGTGGTCAGCGCACCGCAGAAAGGCTGGAGCGGCTCGCCCTGCTGCGCCATGGTGATGCTCTCAGAGCGTGCCACCCAGCGTTTGAGCGAGACCCAGAGCAACAGTTTTGCCTGCGATTTGGGCAAGTGGCACAGCATTATGCAGGCCTATGAAAATGGCGGGCACGCCTACCACGCCACCATGCCTACCGATGCACTGCGGCAGTTACGGGATATCATGCAGGAGACCCGCGCTTATGGCTTTGCCAAGGTAAAAGAGGAGCAGCAAGCGATTGGCCGGGAAGTCCGCGCCATGCTTAATCGCCACGGTTTTGTGAGCGTTGCTGCGGAAGGCTTTGAAGCCCCGGGTGTGGTGGTATGTTATAGCGACGATAGCAGCTTGGTGGGCAAACTTGCCCAAGCGGGCGTACAAGTGGCGGGCGGCGTACCGCTAATGTGCGATGAAGGCGATAACTTCCAAACCTTCCGCATAGGTCTATTTGGCCTCGATAAACTGCATCACACAGAGCGCAGCGTAAACAGCTTGGAGCAGGCGATTAAAGCAGTGGTTTAA
- a CDS encoding CBS domain-containing protein produces the protein MQAIDIMTPKVVSVGPDTEVREIAQLLLSHRISAVPVVDEAHQVIGIVSEGDLMRRVKGDGDHRDSWWLSLFTGGKDAGDYVKSHGRKAHEVMTPNPMTVEENTPLHTIARMLEKHHIKRVPVLREGKLVGIVSRANLLQGIANAAVAPTQSPTDDRQIREAILNEVEHNTGVQVEGISVIVDGGTVEVWGLVESLEQKQAVTVAAENVPGVTQVENHLGMMPRGVGYM, from the coding sequence ATGCAAGCTATCGATATTATGACGCCCAAAGTGGTGAGTGTGGGGCCTGACACTGAAGTGCGAGAAATTGCCCAGCTGTTGCTCAGTCACCGTATCAGTGCGGTTCCCGTAGTGGATGAGGCTCACCAGGTGATTGGCATTGTCAGTGAAGGCGATTTAATGCGCCGGGTAAAAGGCGACGGTGACCATCGCGACTCCTGGTGGTTATCGCTGTTTACCGGCGGCAAGGATGCTGGGGACTATGTTAAGTCCCATGGCCGTAAAGCCCACGAGGTCATGACCCCGAATCCAATGACCGTCGAAGAGAACACGCCGCTGCATACCATTGCGCGCATGTTGGAAAAACACCATATCAAGCGGGTGCCTGTGTTGCGTGAAGGTAAACTGGTGGGCATCGTGAGCCGTGCAAACCTGCTACAAGGTATTGCCAATGCGGCGGTGGCGCCGACCCAGTCACCCACGGATGATCGGCAAATTCGCGAGGCTATTCTCAACGAGGTTGAGCATAATACCGGCGTACAGGTTGAAGGTATTAGCGTGATTGTGGATGGCGGTACTGTGGAGGTCTGGGGGCTGGTCGAATCCCTTGAACAGAAGCAGGCGGTAACCGTTGCTGCGGAAAACGTGCCTGGGGTCACCCAAGTCGAAAACCACCTGGGCATGATGCCGCGAGGCGTAGGCTATATGTAG
- a CDS encoding glutamine amidotransferase: protein MACVLIVKTGDAFPEVADQHGDFETLFIKQLSTALPAHLELQVWDATRQPSAPELNTLAGIVITGSHSMVSEAEPWSEALKPWLQEALASDTPMLGVCYGHQLMAAAFGGVSDYHPAGRESGTRTVRLTQAGQQDPLFSQLPESFAAHLTHAQSVMQAPQGCTVLAHNSHDAHQALRYGPRQWSVQFHPEFTAPVMRAYLERQRVALRDQGEEPDTLLANIADCHDASSLLRRFLAFL, encoded by the coding sequence ATGGCCTGCGTATTAATCGTTAAAACCGGCGACGCTTTTCCGGAAGTTGCCGACCAGCATGGTGATTTTGAAACGCTATTTATAAAGCAGCTTAGCACTGCGCTACCTGCGCATTTAGAATTACAGGTGTGGGATGCAACCCGGCAACCCAGCGCTCCTGAGCTTAATACACTCGCGGGTATTGTGATTACGGGCTCGCACAGCATGGTCAGCGAGGCCGAACCCTGGAGCGAAGCGCTTAAGCCGTGGCTGCAAGAGGCATTGGCAAGCGACACGCCGATGCTAGGCGTTTGCTATGGTCACCAGTTAATGGCCGCCGCTTTTGGTGGCGTGAGCGACTACCATCCGGCGGGCCGTGAATCCGGCACGCGCACCGTGCGGCTAACTCAAGCAGGCCAACAAGACCCGCTGTTTAGCCAACTACCGGAAAGCTTTGCCGCCCACCTGACCCACGCCCAGTCGGTGATGCAGGCGCCTCAAGGTTGCACGGTGCTGGCCCATAACAGCCACGACGCCCATCAGGCGCTGCGCTACGGCCCGCGTCAGTGGAGCGTGCAGTTTCACCCCGAGTTTACTGCGCCGGTGATGCGTGCCTACCTTGAACGCCAACGCGTCGCCCTACGCGACCAAGGCGAAGAGCCGGACACCCTACTGGCAAACATTGCCGACTGCCACGATGCTTCGAGCCTACTGCGGCGCTTTTTGGCGTTTTTATAG